A single Deltaproteobacteria bacterium DNA region contains:
- a CDS encoding NTP transferase domain-containing protein, producing MKITAIIPARYGSTRLPGKPLLEVKGKPLIQYVYERVKASSVQQVIVAIDDERILSKVREFGGEAVLTSPYHRSGTDRVAEVAADVESDVVVNVQGDEPLIKPEDIDRAITPFLKDSSIQMTTLIAPLANGADLYNPHVVKVV from the coding sequence GTGAAGATAACCGCCATTATACCTGCAAGATATGGTTCTACTCGCCTGCCAGGCAAGCCCTTGCTAGAGGTAAAGGGAAAACCCCTTATCCAATACGTCTACGAACGGGTTAAGGCCTCGTCGGTCCAACAGGTAATCGTGGCCATCGACGATGAGCGTATATTGTCCAAGGTAAGGGAATTCGGGGGGGAGGCCGTGTTGACCTCTCCATACCATCGTTCTGGAACGGATAGGGTGGCCGAAGTGGCGGCGGATGTGGAATCCGATGTCGTTGTGAACGTTCAGGGAGACGAACCCCTCATAAAGCCGGAGGACATCGACCGTGCCATCACCCCCTTTCTGAAGGACTCATCAATTCAAATGACTACCCTCATCGCCCCCCTGGCGAACGGCGCCGATCTATACAACCCCCATGTGGTCAAGGTGGTCG
- a CDS encoding ArsA family ATPase: MRIILFAGKGGVGKTSIAAATGLRAAQLGHRTLVMSLDAAHSLSDSFDLDKRLMDINKGRPAQVAENLWIQEIDTQEEIQKNWKDVYQYTATLISASGIEEILAEELAIIPGMEEVSSLLYINRYASQNEFDTILLDCAPTGESIRFISIPTALEWYMKKLFKVERKLTRYVRPVAERVYDLPLPEDEYFENIQILFQRLEGVEKLLTNPRITSVRLATNPEKIVIKETQRAFMYFSLYGLCIDAVIINRVFPDEISDAYFHRWMGTQGRHIQESERYFDPVPIFKLALFKDEVVGEKDLKELAHQLYGKRDPTEVFFAESPYKFSKKDGNYYLSIKLPFTTKEDLDLSKSGEELILRIGGVKRHILLPKNIAHLTPLGAKIKGENLTISFGGKKDG, from the coding sequence ATGCGAATCATCCTCTTTGCGGGGAAGGGCGGCGTAGGTAAAACCAGTATTGCGGCGGCAACTGGCCTGCGAGCGGCCCAATTGGGACACCGAACCTTGGTCATGTCCCTGGACGCAGCTCACAGCCTCTCCGATTCCTTCGACCTTGACAAAAGGCTAATGGATATAAACAAGGGGAGGCCTGCGCAAGTAGCTGAAAATCTATGGATTCAAGAGATTGACACCCAAGAGGAAATCCAAAAAAACTGGAAGGATGTATACCAATACACCGCCACCCTGATCAGTGCCTCAGGTATTGAAGAGATCTTGGCTGAGGAATTGGCTATCATCCCAGGGATGGAAGAGGTAAGCAGCCTTCTGTACATTAATCGATACGCCAGTCAAAATGAGTTTGATACTATCTTACTAGATTGTGCCCCCACTGGAGAGTCCATTCGCTTTATCAGCATTCCCACGGCCTTAGAATGGTATATGAAAAAACTCTTCAAGGTCGAGAGAAAGCTGACCAGATATGTCCGGCCTGTGGCGGAAAGGGTCTATGACCTCCCCCTTCCTGAAGATGAATACTTTGAAAACATACAGATCCTTTTTCAAAGACTGGAAGGGGTAGAGAAACTTCTCACCAACCCTCGGATTACCTCCGTCAGGTTGGCGACCAACCCCGAAAAGATCGTGATCAAGGAGACCCAGCGGGCCTTTATGTATTTCTCACTCTACGGACTTTGTATAGATGCCGTCATCATCAATAGGGTCTTCCCGGACGAGATCTCCGACGCCTATTTCCACCGCTGGATGGGGACACAAGGCCGTCATATCCAAGAGTCAGAAAGGTATTTTGATCCTGTACCCATATTTAAACTGGCCCTCTTTAAGGACGAAGTAGTTGGGGAGAAAGATCTAAAAGAGTTGGCCCATCAGCTCTATGGGAAAAGAGACCCCACCGAGGTGTTTTTCGCGGAGAGCCCTTATAAGTTCAGCAAAAAGGACGGGAATTACTATTTGAGCATCAAACTCCCCTTTACCACCAAGGAGGATTTAGACCTGAGCAAAAGCGGGGAGGAACTGATCCTCAGGATAGGAGGGGTAAAGAGGCATATCCTTTTGCCCAAAAATATCGCCCACCTTACCCCCTTAGGGGCAAAGATAAAAGGAGAAAATCTCACTATAAGCTTTGGAGGGAAAAAAGATGGTTAG
- the lon gene encoding endopeptidase La, producing the protein MIFVPRSKDGKGKEKVSIPSRLPILPLRGTVLFPELILPIMVGRKKSVKLIDEAMEGERIIGVVTQHSSEVEDPHPNELYTIGVAAHLVRMVKEVDGTQRVIVQGLERIKTLRYIKNDPYFVAEVEVIPEEEAKDVETNALIMNLKNLFQKAVELAPYLSAELKNMVLNIKDPGILADIIASNLNVNPAEKQEVLETFKIKDRLSKIHFMLTKELQILELGDKIQSQVKEDIDKTQREYYLREQLKAIKRELGEADEHSAELKELKEKIEEARMPEEARKAAEKELDRLSKMPPASAEYTVARTYLDWLVELPWSKGTDDKIDIPHAQTILNEDHYDLEKVKKRILEYLAVRKLKNDMKGPILCFVGPPGVGKTSLGRSIARAMGRKFTRISLGGVRDEAEIRGHRRTYVGALPGRIIQGIKKTSSNNPIFMLDEVDKIGIDFRGDPSSALLEVLDPEQNFSFSDHYIDVPFDLSKVMFITTANVLETIPPSLKDRMEVLELPGYSDDEKLMIAKKHLIAKQLNEHGLSSELLEFEDEALLMIINSYTREAGVRNLEREIAAICRAVAKEVAEGKQGKVTVGPDMLHGFLGPVKFFPEVAERTSDPGVATGLAWTPTGGDIIFVEATKMQGEKGLTLTGQLGEVMKESAQAALSYVRSKAKELGIEENFYQKHDIHIHVPAGGIPKDGPSAGIAMFIALTSLLTNKSVRSDVAMTGEITLRGMILPVGGIKEKILAGKRAGIKTIILPKKNEKDLEELADHIKEGLRFRFVQRIDEVVRIALA; encoded by the coding sequence ATGATATTTGTACCCAGATCAAAAGATGGAAAAGGGAAGGAGAAGGTCTCCATCCCCAGCCGCTTGCCCATATTACCCCTAAGGGGGACTGTCCTTTTCCCCGAACTCATCCTCCCCATCATGGTGGGAAGGAAGAAATCAGTGAAATTGATCGATGAGGCTATGGAGGGGGAAAGGATCATAGGAGTGGTTACCCAACATAGCTCGGAAGTCGAGGACCCCCACCCCAATGAGCTTTATACCATAGGGGTTGCAGCGCACTTGGTCCGCATGGTGAAGGAGGTTGACGGTACCCAACGTGTCATTGTCCAGGGTCTCGAGCGGATCAAGACCCTGCGCTATATCAAAAATGATCCCTATTTTGTGGCCGAGGTAGAAGTGATCCCCGAGGAGGAGGCCAAAGATGTAGAGACCAATGCCTTGATCATGAACCTGAAAAACCTCTTCCAAAAGGCAGTGGAACTGGCACCCTACCTTAGTGCGGAGCTGAAGAATATGGTCCTGAACATAAAGGACCCCGGCATCTTGGCCGATATTATCGCCTCCAACCTCAATGTGAACCCGGCAGAAAAACAAGAGGTTCTGGAGACCTTCAAAATAAAGGACCGCCTCAGCAAGATCCACTTCATGCTTACCAAAGAGCTCCAGATACTGGAGCTGGGAGACAAGATTCAATCCCAGGTCAAAGAGGATATCGACAAGACGCAGCGGGAGTACTATCTGAGGGAGCAGCTCAAGGCCATCAAAAGAGAGCTGGGTGAGGCCGATGAACATAGTGCTGAACTAAAGGAGTTAAAAGAAAAGATCGAAGAGGCAAGGATGCCCGAAGAGGCAAGGAAGGCAGCGGAAAAGGAGCTGGACAGGCTCTCTAAGATGCCTCCTGCCTCGGCAGAATACACCGTGGCCAGGACCTACCTCGATTGGCTGGTAGAGCTCCCCTGGTCAAAGGGCACCGATGACAAGATCGACATCCCCCATGCCCAGACGATATTGAATGAAGATCACTATGACCTGGAAAAGGTGAAAAAGAGGATATTAGAGTATCTGGCTGTACGCAAGTTGAAAAATGACATGAAGGGTCCTATCCTCTGCTTTGTAGGACCACCTGGGGTGGGGAAGACCTCATTGGGGAGGTCCATCGCCAGGGCCATGGGCCGAAAGTTCACTAGGATCTCCCTGGGTGGGGTTAGAGACGAGGCAGAGATAAGGGGGCATAGAAGGACCTATGTCGGTGCCCTGCCAGGCAGGATAATACAAGGTATCAAAAAGACCAGTAGCAATAACCCCATCTTCATGCTTGATGAGGTGGATAAGATCGGCATCGATTTTAGGGGGGATCCATCCTCTGCCCTGCTGGAGGTGTTGGACCCTGAGCAGAACTTTTCGTTCTCCGATCACTACATTGATGTCCCCTTTGATCTATCGAAGGTGATGTTCATTACCACGGCCAATGTGCTCGAGACCATCCCTCCGTCCTTAAAAGATCGCATGGAGGTCTTGGAACTCCCTGGATACTCGGACGATGAAAAACTGATGATCGCCAAAAAACACCTCATCGCCAAACAACTCAACGAACATGGGCTTTCCTCCGAATTGTTGGAGTTCGAAGATGAGGCCCTCCTGATGATCATAAATTCCTATACCAGAGAGGCTGGGGTGAGAAACCTGGAGAGGGAGATCGCGGCGATCTGCCGCGCGGTGGCCAAGGAGGTGGCAGAAGGAAAACAGGGAAAGGTCACTGTGGGACCTGACATGTTGCACGGGTTTTTAGGCCCTGTTAAGTTCTTCCCCGAGGTGGCAGAGAGGACCTCTGACCCAGGGGTAGCCACAGGTCTTGCCTGGACCCCCACCGGAGGTGACATCATCTTTGTGGAGGCCACCAAGATGCAGGGGGAAAAGGGGCTTACCCTGACAGGGCAACTGGGTGAGGTGATGAAAGAATCGGCCCAGGCCGCCCTCAGTTACGTCAGATCCAAGGCCAAAGAGCTGGGGATCGAGGAGAACTTTTACCAGAAGCACGATATCCACATCCATGTCCCCGCTGGAGGCATCCCCAAAGACGGACCCTCAGCAGGGATTGCCATGTTCATAGCCCTTACCTCACTGCTGACCAACAAATCCGTGCGCAGCGATGTGGCCATGACCGGGGAGATCACCCTGAGGGGGATGATCCTCCCCGTCGGTGGGATCAAGGAGAAGATCTTGGCGGGAAAGAGGGCGGGGATCAAAACCATCATCCTGCCCAAAAAGAACGAAAAGGACCTAGAGGAACTGGCAGATCATATCAAAGAGGGGTTGAGATTTAGGTTCGTCCAGCGCATAGACGAGGTAGTAAGGATAGCCCTGGCATGA